In Neorhizobium galegae, the following proteins share a genomic window:
- a CDS encoding TolC family outer membrane protein, with translation MFKSTRILATLLATVALGVVFSAPANAMTLDEAVAKTLKTNPQIMQAVENREAVEFELRQARGLYLPSIDLQAGVSRRRLSNSSTGTLTRDYENFKGSDASLTITQTLFDGGSRRSQVEQQASRVDGASFRVVERSESLALQVTQDYLEYILQSKIVGIAQQNVAAHNQILGDIGASIQGGALTDADRLQGRERLEAARARLREAQEELELTKIRFLKTVGEPIGPVKVPVSLAKFIPKTLNDAIFIAKKNSPQIHAADADVDAADAGVRGSRANYLPKVDLQGSARVGNDIDGNQGNTNDVQVGVTARWNLYRGGIDQAREQEQIRRASEQRYGLAQAHREVEESIRSAWNERSGRGELSTILARQSSTNGSLVSSYREQFKVNQRSLLDVLDAQNTRFNTSILAETARFASLFAEYKILAASGSLLQSMKLKPVGQAEAYARNEFTVPGGVTNPGYVEIDSRQKAGMPMDLLAPIRQ, from the coding sequence TTGTTTAAGAGCACAAGAATTTTAGCGACGCTGTTGGCGACAGTAGCCTTGGGGGTTGTGTTTAGCGCACCTGCCAACGCGATGACGCTCGATGAGGCGGTAGCAAAGACTCTCAAAACCAACCCGCAAATCATGCAGGCGGTAGAAAACCGTGAAGCGGTTGAGTTCGAGTTGCGGCAGGCGCGGGGTCTTTATCTTCCTTCCATAGATTTGCAGGCCGGTGTAAGCCGACGTAGACTGTCTAACAGCAGTACGGGTACGCTGACTCGCGACTACGAAAACTTTAAAGGCTCCGATGCGAGCCTGACGATTACTCAAACGTTGTTTGACGGCGGCAGCCGCCGCTCTCAGGTAGAGCAGCAGGCATCGCGTGTTGATGGCGCTTCGTTCCGCGTTGTGGAGCGATCCGAGTCGCTGGCTCTTCAGGTCACTCAAGATTATCTTGAGTATATCCTGCAGTCCAAGATCGTCGGCATCGCCCAGCAGAACGTCGCTGCCCACAACCAGATTCTCGGCGATATCGGCGCCAGCATCCAGGGCGGTGCCTTGACCGACGCCGACCGTCTGCAGGGCCGTGAGCGCCTCGAGGCGGCACGAGCACGGTTGCGCGAAGCTCAGGAAGAGCTGGAGCTTACAAAGATCCGCTTCCTGAAGACGGTCGGAGAGCCGATCGGTCCGGTCAAGGTGCCGGTATCGCTCGCGAAGTTCATCCCGAAGACGCTCAACGACGCGATCTTCATCGCCAAGAAGAACAGCCCCCAGATTCACGCGGCCGATGCCGACGTCGATGCGGCGGATGCAGGCGTTCGCGGTTCGCGCGCCAACTATCTCCCGAAGGTCGATCTTCAGGGTAGCGCGCGTGTCGGCAACGACATCGATGGCAACCAGGGCAATACCAACGACGTTCAGGTCGGTGTGACCGCCCGCTGGAACCTCTATCGCGGTGGTATCGACCAGGCGCGCGAGCAGGAGCAGATCCGTCGCGCCAGCGAGCAGCGTTACGGTCTGGCGCAGGCCCATCGCGAGGTTGAGGAATCCATCCGCTCCGCATGGAACGAGCGCAGCGGCCGCGGCGAACTGTCGACGATCCTGGCGCGCCAGTCTTCGACGAACGGTAGCCTCGTTTCCTCGTATCGCGAGCAGTTCAAGGTCAATCAGCGCTCGCTTCTCGACGTGCTGGATGCCCAGAATACCCGTTTCAACACCAGCATTCTTGCGGAAACCGCACGATTTGCTTCGCTTTTCGCCGAATACAAGATCCTGGCCGCATCGGGCAGCCTGCTTCAGTCGATGAAGCTGAAGCCCGTCGGTCAGGCTGAGGCGTATGCCCGGAATGAGTTTACTGTCCCGGGTGGCGTCACGAATCCTGGCTATGTCGAAATTGACTCCCGTCAAAAGGCTGGCATGCCCATGGATCTCCTGGCGCCGATCCGACAGTAA